From the Candidozyma auris chromosome 2, complete sequence genome, the window TTAAAGTGTGTGGGTGGGTGGGAAGGAACTGGTTCGAGCGACTAGCCATGGGCTCGGCGCCATGAGTCAATTGCTCTACAGATGTCTATACTGCTTGTACTGATTTTATTCCACTATACCAATACAACGTGAAATACCGAATGAGCCGGCCACCGGCGGGATTCAGGGGTTTAACTagacaaaaacaaaaggaTAGATAATAAAGGGAATAATGGTCACATAAAAAACCTGCAAAACAAGTTTTCCTGTAAGAAGTTTAGCCACTCCTATGCTTAGGCAGAGGTAGGCACGGCAATGTTGGTCTGCTCAGCGGCACCATTGatggtcttcttcacctcgGAAACGCCGTTGCTGACAACCTCGTCGGCCTTGCGCTGGGTCTGCAGGGCAACGTCAGTCACGTAGTTTTGTGTGgagctcttcaatggcTGGATGTAGTCGGAGTTGACgctcttcaacaacttgactCCCGTGTTGacagaggcagaggcaaCCTTGACGTAGTAGTTCTTCTCCTTCGAGGAGTCAAACTCCTTGTTGTATGTGTTGAGCACCGTGTTAGAAATGTCTTGCAGCTTGGTGGCAAACAAGTCCTTGGAGCGGGAGTAGGTGTCGTTGACAATCTCTATGGACTTTGAAATTTCGTTCTCGGCcgccttctccttcttctcagccTTGCGTGCGGCGTCCTGAACCTTGGGCAACACCTTATCAACGGTGCTTGAGGCGTACTCGTTCACGGGCTTTAAGTAGACGCCCACAGCATCCTcacccttcttcttgtatgCGAGAAGGAGGTCGGtgcctttcttcttgtaaGCCTGAGCAACTTGCTCAGTTTGCTTGGCCTTATCAGCAGCGAAGGCCACTGCCTTGTCAACGTTACCGAACACAAGACCATCCACGAGCTCATCAGCGGCGCTCAATTGCTTCACAACAAAGGGGAATCTTGAAACCACTTGGTCGTTGAAGTAGTTGGACAAGGCCACCACGTAGGTGGTGATGGCTTGGAAAAGGGCAAAGCTCAAAATGAAGCTCTGCAAGCGCTTAACCAAGGAGTAGGATTCGAAGTGGGCCTTGGACTTAGAAGTGAAAGCTTTCGACATGCTCAAAATAAATAAAGGGACtaaagagaaaaaaaaaaaaaaggtttGGAAAACGTAGCTGGGAAGGTGCGGTATAAATAGTGGCTACCACCCGTGCTTTTTTACCCTGGAGTGTCAATCTGTACCCTTACCAAAAAGGACATGCAGAGACCATGCGACCTCCCTTGGGCCTGTGTGCAGTGGGCATATTGAATATGGGAGCAGGCACCAAGGCAGAGATGGCGCGCCGATGAGGCATGTGAAAGTTGCTCCCTAGGGGATCTGAAAATTGCACTGTGAAAAAAGTGCACTTGAAAATGGGCAAAACACCAGGGCgattttggagaattgATAGAAAGTCGAGACGGACAGAAAGCACCTGACTCTCTACATTGCCAATTCATGTTACACTTTTTATATTTATTTTCGTAtattttttcaacttctgctCTTCGTCCATAAGAAATGTGCCGGGCAAGCGGCAGAaagaatggttgcaaattcaACGCTGCCCGAGTCCCGGGATGCTCCGTCAGGGCCCTTGAGGAATATGAAAAAGACataaacaaaaaagaaacggTGGTGGTGTGAATTAGACCTCCGCATGTGAGTGAGACGAACCGAAGAACAATAATTGGAACTTGATCTTGCTTGGCTTTAGCTTTAGGCTACCAGCTTTGCTTCTCATGCTCACCTGCCCTGCTGCTAGTTGTGTGGCTGCCTGTCTCGAAGGTCTTTAACCACAACGAAGCATTTAGACAATAATAAGGTGGTTTAgaccatttttttttttacgAGAACAAGATATTTCGGTTATTCTTCCCTCGTGCAATGCAAAATGGGCCTTTGTTCCTCTCAGTCAAGTTAGTTTCACGCTGTCGTTTTGTGTTCTTTCGGCCATGGCTTGAAACTAAATCTGCCCACTGCGGCGCGATCGTAATGGTCCTCGGCCTGGAGGTGAAACTGCAAAAGAATTCTCTTTCCACGATCACAAGATCTGGGCATGTATTAGGTGATAGAGAAAAAGGGCGTTTGAAGAGTTAATTTAAGTTTTAACAAAACgcctttttctcttttcgcCTTGTTGCATGCTGTGTTTCGCCCAAAGTCTTGGTTGCTCGAGGTCTCCATTGGCCAGGGTTCTCAACAGAgttccacttcttcttgtttgcaCGCTCGAAAGGGAAAATCTTGCATTCTACTGTTCCTACTCTTCGGTCTCATGCATTTGCCATGTAGTCACCGAGCTGCAGCAAGTCGCCCCTCGGCACTTTTGCTGCCCGTGTACCTTGCGAGAGAAGCATCTACATTTCAcaaaagctttcttctgaCCCACTTCAACTTTCCTTTCTATACCTCGGCCATTACTGTTGCGAGCACTCGGGTGGGTTCTCCTTGGGGCCCTTCTCGTCAATTCCCTCATTctcatcgtcctcatcgCTCTCCTCGTCGCTATCGAGCTCTTCCcctttttcctcctcgtcttcaaGGTCTTCAGGGAACCCATAGTCTACCGCATCACCGGTGAACCAGTCAACGGCACGTGGGATCAAACggtccttgatctcttcacCCAACTGGTAGTCCAACTCCAACCTAGCCTCCAAGTCTGCTTCCTGctcctcatcttcctcgCCTTCCTCGTTCTCCAGCTCATCGGCCTTTGGTGGCTTTGGTGgatcaaagaagttgaaaaacGACTCTGTGGGCGACAACTTTTCAATAGTTCTCGTCTGCTTGGTGGTCTTGTTTctctgctttcttctctcaatGTTGATGGTCACATTGTTCTCCTTGGACTTCCAGTTGATCTCGCATCCGTCAGCGTGATCATACACAAAATCGCCCGAGTATCCCAACTCGGCCTGGTAGTGGTACGTCTTGGTCAACACTTGGTTGCTGAAAAATGGATTCTCATTGAACTCGaaaatgagctcaaagcCGGGCGTCTCCAAGTACTCCATGCGAATGTCCTTCAAGTACTCCAACACCTCGCTGTCCCTCTCGGTTATGGTCTCGCTGACGGTGGTTAAGTTTTCAAGAGCCGTTAACCAGAAATTGGGGATACCCTTTGtatcatcatcctcttcttcttcgttttcctcttcgttctcttcctcgtgctcctcatcctcgtccTTCTCTTCGAGAGACTCACCAACTTCTACTTCTTCAGCTGTGGGCTCCAGAACaccattgatgatgttctttcttctttcataCAAGGGCTCGTACTTTTTGAAGTACTTCTTCTCTAACTCCAACAAGTCTCTCTGGAATTCGGCCTCCAATTTCATTTGCTGCAGTTGCACGGCCTTAAGGCCCCTCACCCGCCTCTTCACAACCGCTGGCAACGCATCGATATACCCACTCTGTTGGCCCACAAGGGAACCCAACTTCCCCTGAATCATCAGTAAAAGCGCTGGGTTGTTCGCCAACTGcttgctcaagttgttcTCATCCTCCTCGCTAATCGTTGACACTGAAGGGGGTTGCTGCTTCAAGTAGGAGTTTGCCACACTAGAGGGGGTGTTCTGTGGCGttggtgcttttgaaaTGTCACCTTGTTTCCTGATCCGCTCGGACATCTCGAATTGTACGGTGACTGATCAGACTGTGAGTTGATGTTAGAGATGATACCAGATAAAAAGCTTAAGGAAAATGATGGATGGCGCACGCGTCACGTGGCCTTTTGCCCACATTAAGGACGCTCGTTTTATTTTCGGCTACACACAAACGGTGTATCTTGATCAACGCGTTTTTTTACCTATACACCATACGCATTGGTTTTATCCCGATTCAATCgaatcctcatcatcatacGTAAATTTAAAGCTCGAACGAGGCTGTTGCTCTCATTTCAGTgctttctgcttctttgataTCGTCGTACTTGCCGTCCAAGTACCTCTCGATATCTGCCTTCCT encodes:
- the NAP1 gene encoding histone chaperone NAP1, translating into MSERIRKQGDISKAPTPQNTPSSVANSYLKQQPPSVSTISEEDENNLSKQLANNPALLSMIQGKLGSLVGQQSGYIDALPAVVKRRVRGLKAVQSQQMKLEAEFQRDLLELEKKYFKKYEPLYERRKNIINGVSEPTAEEVEVGESLEEKDEDEEHEEENEEENEEEEDDDTKGIPNFWLTALENLTTVSETITERDSEVLEYLKDIRMEYLETPGFELIFEFNENPFFSNQVLTKTYHYQAELGYSGDFVYDHADGCEINWKSKENNVTINIERRKQRNKTTKQTRTIEKLSPTESFFNFFDPPKPPKADESENEEGEEDEEQEADLEARLELDYQLGEEIKDRLIPRAVDWFTGDAVDYGFPEDLEDEEEKGEELDSDEESDEDDENEGIDEKGPKENPPECSQQ